Proteins encoded in a region of the Flavobacterium sp. PMTSA4 genome:
- a CDS encoding heavy metal translocating P-type ATPase, translating to MKHQHKYDANGKQLCCTQEEKIYTKAGAKDLIEDDSCCSTKSKKHQHSEDDGHNHEHSHSANESTFKMFSPSAISLVLLLTAIGFDNVFTADWFTGWIRIIWYIAAYIPVGFPVLKEAFESIKEGEFFSEFLLMVIATVGAFAIGQYPEAVAVMLFYSVGEVFQTLAVTRAKANIKSLLDQRPDEVTILVKSEAQTIKAADAKIGDIIQLKAGEKLGLDGELLSDGASFNTSALTGESKPDTKSKGDTVLAGMINLNKVSQVKVTTAYTDSKLSKILELVQNATAQKAPTELFIRKFAKIYTPIVVLLAVLIAFLPYFFVENYVFSNWLYRALIFLVISCPCALVISIPLGYFGGIGAASRNGILFKGSNFLDVIATVKNVVMDKTGTMTEGVFKVQEVVFDKQFKEKEILQMVNTLESQSTHPVATAIHEFVGKVDTSIKLGKVEEIAGQGLKATVDGKSLLVGNFKLMDKHSIPYDIDPNSIVYTLIAVAYDKKFVGYITIADVIKKDAQETINKLKSLNIKTTMLSGDKSTVVKYVADKLGITNAFGDLLPEDKVNKVKEIKAKNETVAFVGDGVNDAPVVALSDVGIAMGGLGSDATIETADVVIQDDKPSKIPMAINIGKQTKKIVWQNITLAFVVKGIVLILGAGGLATMWEAVFADVGVALLAILNAVRIQRMKF from the coding sequence ATGAAACATCAACACAAATACGATGCTAATGGAAAACAGCTTTGTTGTACTCAGGAAGAAAAAATCTACACCAAAGCCGGTGCAAAAGATTTGATTGAGGATGATAGCTGCTGTTCCACTAAAAGCAAAAAGCACCAACATTCTGAGGATGATGGACACAACCACGAACACAGTCATTCTGCAAATGAAAGCACATTCAAAATGTTTTCGCCTTCTGCCATTTCTTTGGTATTACTGTTAACTGCAATAGGATTTGACAATGTTTTTACTGCTGATTGGTTTACAGGATGGATAAGGATTATTTGGTATATAGCAGCTTATATCCCTGTTGGTTTTCCGGTGTTGAAGGAAGCATTTGAAAGTATTAAGGAAGGTGAATTCTTTTCTGAATTTCTTTTGATGGTTATAGCCACTGTGGGAGCGTTTGCAATTGGTCAATATCCCGAAGCGGTGGCTGTAATGCTATTCTATTCAGTTGGTGAGGTTTTCCAAACGTTAGCCGTAACGAGAGCCAAAGCCAATATCAAATCCTTATTAGACCAAAGACCTGATGAAGTAACTATTTTGGTTAAATCTGAAGCGCAAACCATCAAAGCTGCCGATGCAAAAATTGGTGATATAATCCAATTGAAAGCCGGTGAAAAATTAGGTTTGGATGGTGAACTGCTTTCTGATGGAGCTTCATTCAATACATCAGCCTTAACAGGTGAAAGCAAACCCGATACAAAGTCTAAAGGCGATACGGTTTTAGCCGGAATGATTAACCTCAACAAAGTATCTCAGGTGAAAGTTACCACTGCCTACACAGATAGTAAGCTTTCTAAAATTTTGGAATTGGTACAAAACGCCACAGCGCAAAAAGCACCTACTGAACTATTCATTCGAAAGTTTGCCAAAATCTATACACCTATTGTGGTTTTATTGGCGGTTTTGATAGCGTTTCTGCCTTATTTCTTTGTTGAGAATTACGTCTTTTCAAATTGGTTATACAGAGCTTTAATATTCTTAGTTATTTCTTGTCCTTGCGCTTTAGTAATATCAATACCATTGGGCTATTTTGGTGGAATTGGTGCAGCGAGTAGAAACGGAATATTATTCAAAGGCAGCAATTTCCTCGATGTGATAGCTACGGTTAAAAACGTTGTGATGGATAAAACCGGAACAATGACTGAAGGCGTTTTTAAAGTACAGGAAGTTGTTTTTGATAAGCAATTTAAGGAAAAGGAAATACTGCAAATGGTCAATACCTTAGAAAGCCAAAGTACTCATCCGGTAGCGACTGCCATTCACGAATTTGTTGGCAAAGTTGATACTTCTATCAAACTTGGAAAAGTGGAAGAAATCGCAGGGCAGGGATTGAAAGCAACCGTTGACGGCAAAAGCCTTTTAGTGGGTAATTTTAAGTTAATGGACAAACATTCCATTCCATACGATATTGACCCTAATTCAATCGTTTACACGCTCATAGCCGTTGCCTACGATAAAAAGTTTGTTGGATATATAACTATTGCCGATGTTATCAAAAAAGATGCTCAGGAAACGATTAACAAGCTAAAGTCTTTGAATATAAAAACTACTATGCTAAGTGGTGATAAAAGCACAGTTGTAAAATATGTTGCTGATAAGTTAGGCATCACAAATGCTTTTGGCGATTTATTACCTGAAGACAAAGTAAACAAGGTCAAAGAAATCAAAGCTAAAAATGAAACCGTTGCTTTTGTTGGTGATGGTGTTAATGATGCTCCGGTAGTTGCGTTAAGTGATGTGGGTATAGCAATGGGTGGTTTGGGTAGTGATGCCACTATTGAAACTGCCGATGTAGTTATTCAGGATGATAAGCCGAGTAAAATCCCAATGGCTATTAATATCGGGAAACAAACCAAAAAGATAGTTTGGCAAAACATCACATTAGCCTTTGTAGTAAAAGGAATTGTTTTGATTCTTGGTGCAGGCGGTTTGGCTACTATGTGGGAAGCGGTTTTTGCTGATGTGGGTGTAGCATTATTGGCTATACTAAATGCAGTGAGAATCCAACGAATGAAATTTTAG
- a CDS encoding protein rep, whose product MGNIYTLGQSGTNKTGQRPVFISGNGSDLSNNEVLQGRAKRKFITQNMMLNLMDVAKEKGDNEKQKAYWNTYYCQNRVTSVDGRLYGNYCKNRFCTLCCSIRKAEIINRYYPIIEQWEEPYFVTLTVKACSAARLRVLVKKVMQGFQMIKERHKKNFQRGKGIKLIGVKSLECNFNPVKKTYNPHLHLIVANKKMAEILIQDWLKLWTPKFAQRQAQDMRKIFNAETGLIEIIKYGSKIFTEPEIKKKGDNASYQIYASALDNILTAMKGIRIFERFGFNAEKKEEITIKEPQPVYNSEQWEFNPNLFDWENTATAEVLTGYKPKPQLTAILSNCIDITSQ is encoded by the coding sequence ATGGGAAACATCTATACATTAGGACAAAGTGGGACAAATAAAACGGGACAAAGACCGGTTTTTATTTCAGGAAATGGCTCTGACCTCAGCAATAATGAGGTTTTGCAAGGAAGGGCAAAGCGCAAATTTATCACCCAAAATATGATGCTAAATCTGATGGATGTAGCAAAAGAAAAAGGCGATAATGAAAAGCAAAAGGCATATTGGAATACCTACTACTGCCAAAATAGAGTTACAAGTGTCGATGGTCGTTTGTATGGTAACTACTGTAAAAACAGATTTTGTACTCTTTGTTGCAGCATCAGGAAAGCTGAAATCATAAACAGATACTATCCGATTATTGAGCAATGGGAAGAACCTTATTTTGTAACCTTAACAGTCAAAGCCTGTTCTGCTGCAAGGCTAAGAGTATTGGTCAAAAAAGTTATGCAGGGATTTCAAATGATAAAGGAAAGACACAAAAAGAATTTCCAAAGAGGAAAAGGAATCAAACTCATTGGCGTTAAATCGTTGGAGTGTAATTTCAATCCGGTAAAAAAGACTTATAATCCACATCTGCATTTGATAGTTGCCAATAAAAAAATGGCGGAAATACTGATTCAGGATTGGCTAAAACTATGGACACCGAAATTTGCCCAAAGACAGGCGCAGGATATGAGAAAAATATTCAACGCTGAAACAGGACTGATAGAGATTATAAAATATGGAAGTAAAATTTTTACTGAACCGGAAATAAAGAAAAAAGGCGATAACGCTTCCTATCAAATTTATGCTTCTGCTTTGGATAATATCCTTACCGCTATGAAAGGCATTCGTATTTTTGAGCGTTTTGGCTTCAATGCTGAGAAGAAAGAAGAAATTACAATCAAAGAACCTCAGCCGGTTTATAATTCTGAGCAATGGGAATTTAACCCAAATCTTTTTGATTGGGAAAATACAGCCACAGCTGAGGTTTTAACCGGATATAAGCCAAAACCTCAACTTACAGCTATATTGTCAAATTGTATTGACATTACTTCCCAATAG
- a CDS encoding helix-turn-helix domain-containing protein — protein MNNPFEIIEQRLSNIENLLLDIKHKPTEEDKAENLTVKEAAELLKVSEQSIHNYIKRGFLPAQKVGRILLIKRIDVEQSLQEVKSLKYKRA, from the coding sequence ATGAATAATCCCTTTGAGATAATCGAACAACGATTATCAAATATCGAAAACCTTCTATTGGATATTAAGCATAAACCGACTGAAGAAGACAAAGCCGAAAATCTAACGGTAAAAGAAGCCGCTGAACTCCTAAAGGTTTCTGAACAATCAATACACAATTACATCAAAAGAGGTTTTTTACCGGCTCAAAAAGTTGGTAGAATCCTGCTTATAAAACGTATTGATGTTGAGCAATCGCTCCAAGAGGTAAAATCACTAAAGTACAAAAGAGCCTAA
- a CDS encoding tyrosine-type recombinase/integrase yields the protein MRSTFNLKEPNKDKESLILFSAYFKMEGRKFVYSTGEMIHPDDWDFENRQPKNLNGRTESANRLRGINRQLERYSNFFSDLIQKYKLSNRDISIADIKDDFDIEFKRTTAISSKFFEVYDLFLTERKSDFTDEANSETTIKRYEYNKKLLFDFQTFNGKKINFNQIDKVFYNSFIEFSISEKKHSANTVRRNVGLLKTFLYWATENNHTYKIDYQKFKSPKSQLTDEVALTLEQVQEVFEFDFSNNERLERVRDLFVFGCATGMRISNYSNVQEKDIQDGFIKVRDKKNTDKALEIPLNDFSIFLLKKYEYKLPNISNQKFNDYIKEVFQTIGYNQNIKKTVKVGKDIIEQVNPLFERISSHTARRSFITIMKNNKIPDKVIMSYTGHRSLEVFNKYYKPNNDDKKEFMKSVWKMENAQLKKVD from the coding sequence ATGAGAAGTACATTCAACTTAAAAGAACCTAATAAGGATAAGGAAAGTTTGATTCTGTTTTCAGCCTATTTCAAAATGGAAGGGCGTAAATTTGTCTACTCAACAGGTGAAATGATTCATCCTGACGATTGGGATTTTGAAAACAGACAGCCTAAGAACCTCAACGGAAGGACAGAATCAGCTAATAGGCTGAGAGGAATTAATAGACAATTGGAGCGTTATTCCAATTTCTTTTCAGATTTGATACAGAAATACAAGCTTTCTAATCGGGATATATCTATTGCAGATATTAAGGATGATTTTGATATTGAATTTAAGCGTACTACTGCTATCTCAAGCAAATTCTTTGAGGTTTACGATTTGTTTCTAACCGAAAGGAAAAGTGATTTCACGGATGAAGCTAATTCCGAAACTACAATAAAACGATATGAGTACAACAAAAAGCTGCTTTTTGACTTTCAAACCTTCAACGGCAAAAAGATTAATTTTAATCAAATAGACAAAGTTTTTTATAATTCTTTTATTGAGTTTTCAATCTCTGAAAAAAAGCACTCAGCAAATACGGTTAGAAGAAATGTTGGATTACTCAAAACATTCCTTTATTGGGCAACCGAAAACAATCACACTTATAAAATAGATTATCAAAAATTCAAATCGCCAAAATCTCAATTGACAGATGAGGTTGCATTGACTTTAGAACAGGTTCAGGAAGTCTTTGAGTTTGATTTCAGCAATAATGAAAGATTAGAGCGTGTTAGGGATTTGTTTGTGTTTGGTTGTGCAACCGGAATGAGAATCAGTAATTATTCCAATGTACAGGAGAAAGATATTCAGGATGGTTTTATAAAGGTTAGGGATAAAAAGAACACTGATAAAGCTTTGGAAATACCGTTAAATGATTTCTCTATTTTCCTTCTGAAAAAGTATGAGTATAAACTACCGAATATATCCAATCAAAAGTTTAACGATTATATCAAAGAAGTGTTTCAAACCATAGGATATAATCAAAACATCAAAAAGACGGTCAAAGTCGGGAAAGATATTATAGAACAAGTTAATCCACTTTTTGAAAGGATTTCATCACATACTGCCCGAAGAAGCTTTATAACTATTATGAAGAATAATAAAATCCCTGATAAGGTCATTATGAGCTATACAGGTCATAGAAGTTTGGAAGTCTTTAACAAATATTACAAACCAAACAATGATGATAAAAAAGAGTTTATGAAATCTGTTTGGAAAATGGAAAATGCCCAATTGAAAAAAGTTGATTAA
- a CDS encoding Ig-like domain-containing protein, producing the protein MKKIALYFLLFFVWTFSSHAQCTISGSPINSGTLNPTLCTSFVGCTTVYIGDGINPTTLVMTANFDLTCLGSIQFIVRNNANIDFSTGNYDLTLAANSSIVIEAGGSIGAGSNCSASDLIKIGTIKVASCNGGGGAETDFPGLISGGGYNTVNATATAICGSGSSIITAQKNPVPTSSTTYKFYTVASGGSPVFSSTVSSSPYVATYTTPTLSTSTTYYVEATTGSVTTPRRAVSVSVVSLPSAPAVTISHPTCSTATGIITINTPTGSGMTYSINGSTYANTSGVFNNVASANYNVTAKNSSGCISAITIATVNTQPVSPVQPLINSITQPDCTSTLGSFVISNYNASYSYAISPSTGVTRSGNTVTAPAGSYNVTATLSSCSSIPSATITINSQRVNTWNGTSWSLGIPSSLDRIVFNGNYSSLSNVVGCACTVNSGNVVFNSGNSLIITNEVTVSGGSLTFENDASLVQINNSSVNSGSIIYKRRTTPLKQYDYTYWSSPVANASLSQLATNSLFYSFDPNINNWVYQASGAIMAQGKGYIGRAPSGLNYAASNQQVVTNFNGVPNNGIINPTIVKSATSGHNLIGNPYSSAIDIDLFLTNSTNDAIFNSTIYLWTHNTAITNNVYTADDYAKYNLTGGVKTASAASTGGATPTGKVAAGQGFFIEAKSSLANGNYSARFDNSMRISGNNNQFFRTASPEKHRFWVSINSPQGAFNEMLVGYVEGATNDFDSKYDGKTMQTNNSVFIAMPLNDLSLAIQAKALPFSSQDIIPFIYSTTINGTLSINLENFDGLFSNQDIYLLDKFTNAYHNLKDSNYTFTTSSGTFNNRFEIRFISNALGVTNPNSTENSIKIISNNNSLLVLSSNEKIEKVVIYDLLGKLVYATLNDLDRNEFNTGELNISPQVLLVKVLLSNGVIVSQKAIIK; encoded by the coding sequence ATGAAAAAAATTGCTCTTTATTTTTTGTTATTCTTTGTTTGGACATTTAGTAGTCATGCGCAATGTACTATATCAGGTTCACCTATAAACTCTGGAACATTAAACCCTACATTATGTACATCATTTGTAGGATGTACAACTGTTTATATTGGGGATGGAATCAATCCAACAACTTTAGTCATGACTGCAAATTTTGATTTAACCTGTTTAGGATCAATTCAATTTATAGTTAGAAATAATGCAAATATTGATTTTTCGACTGGAAACTATGATTTGACTTTAGCTGCTAATTCTTCTATTGTTATTGAAGCTGGTGGAAGTATTGGAGCTGGTAGTAACTGTAGTGCTTCTGATTTGATTAAAATTGGAACAATTAAAGTTGCTTCTTGTAATGGTGGTGGTGGAGCTGAAACAGATTTTCCAGGTTTAATATCTGGTGGAGGTTATAATACTGTTAATGCTACAGCTACTGCAATATGTGGTTCAGGTAGCTCTATAATTACAGCTCAAAAAAATCCAGTTCCAACTAGCAGTACAACTTATAAATTTTATACTGTGGCTAGTGGAGGAAGCCCTGTATTTTCATCAACGGTAAGTTCAAGTCCATATGTGGCAACCTACACTACACCTACATTATCAACTTCAACGACTTATTATGTAGAAGCTACCACTGGATCAGTGACTACACCAAGAAGAGCTGTTTCTGTTTCTGTAGTTTCATTACCTTCTGCTCCAGCAGTTACTATTTCTCATCCAACATGTTCTACAGCTACAGGTATAATTACTATTAATACACCAACAGGTTCAGGAATGACATATAGTATAAATGGTTCAACTTATGCAAATACATCAGGAGTATTTAATAATGTAGCGTCTGCTAATTATAATGTAACTGCAAAAAATTCATCAGGATGTATATCAGCAATAACAATTGCGACTGTAAATACACAGCCAGTTTCTCCAGTACAACCGTTAATAAACTCAATTACTCAGCCAGATTGCACCTCTACTTTAGGCTCATTTGTAATTTCTAATTATAATGCTTCATATAGTTATGCTATTTCTCCTTCAACTGGTGTAACACGTTCTGGTAACACAGTTACAGCACCAGCAGGAAGTTATAATGTAACAGCTACTCTTAGTTCTTGTTCTTCAATACCTTCAGCAACAATTACAATAAATTCTCAGAGAGTCAATACTTGGAATGGAACAAGTTGGTCATTAGGTATACCAAGTAGTTTGGATAGAATTGTTTTTAATGGTAATTATTCTTCTTTGTCAAATGTTGTTGGTTGTGCCTGTACAGTAAATTCTGGAAATGTTGTATTTAATTCTGGAAATTCTTTAATAATAACAAATGAAGTTACTGTTTCAGGTGGTTCATTAACTTTTGAAAATGATGCGAGTTTAGTTCAAATAAATAATTCATCGGTAAATTCAGGTTCAATTATTTATAAAAGAAGAACTACTCCTCTAAAACAATATGATTATACCTATTGGAGTTCTCCTGTTGCGAATGCTTCATTAAGTCAGTTGGCAACAAATTCATTGTTTTACTCTTTTGATCCAAATATTAATAATTGGGTTTATCAAGCATCTGGAGCGATAATGGCTCAAGGAAAAGGATACATTGGAAGAGCACCAAGTGGTTTAAATTATGCTGCTTCAAACCAACAAGTTGTTACAAATTTCAATGGAGTTCCAAATAATGGAATTATTAACCCAACGATAGTAAAATCAGCAACTAGTGGTCATAATTTAATTGGTAACCCATATTCATCTGCAATTGATATTGATTTGTTTTTAACGAATTCAACTAACGATGCAATTTTTAACAGCACAATATATTTGTGGACTCACAATACAGCAATTACAAATAATGTATACACAGCTGATGATTATGCTAAATATAATTTAACTGGTGGTGTAAAAACTGCTTCAGCTGCTTCAACAGGCGGAGCAACTCCAACGGGAAAAGTTGCAGCTGGTCAAGGATTTTTTATTGAAGCAAAATCATCATTAGCCAATGGTAATTATTCTGCACGATTTGATAATTCAATGAGAATTTCAGGAAATAATAATCAGTTTTTTAGAACGGCTTCACCAGAAAAACATCGTTTTTGGGTTTCAATTAATAGTCCACAAGGAGCTTTTAATGAAATGCTGGTTGGATATGTAGAAGGAGCAACTAATGATTTTGACTCAAAATATGATGGAAAAACAATGCAAACAAATAATTCTGTTTTTATTGCGATGCCTTTAAATGATTTGTCATTAGCAATACAAGCAAAAGCGTTGCCTTTTTCTTCTCAAGATATTATTCCATTTATTTATAGTACTACAATCAATGGAACATTAAGTATTAATCTTGAAAATTTTGATGGGCTATTTTCTAATCAAGATATTTATTTATTAGATAAGTTTACTAATGCGTATCACAACTTAAAAGATTCAAATTACACCTTCACAACATCAAGTGGAACGTTCAACAATCGTTTTGAGATAAGATTTATATCTAATGCTTTAGGAGTTACAAACCCAAATTCAACTGAAAATAGTATTAAAATAATTTCTAATAATAATAGTCTTTTAGTATTAAGCTCTAATGAAAAGATTGAAAAAGTTGTTATTTATGACTTACTAGGAAAATTAGTTTATGCAACTTTAAATGATTTAGATAGAAATGAATTTAATACTGGTGAATTAAATATTTCACCACAAGTTTTATTAGTAAAAGTATTGCTATCAAATGGTGTAATAGTTTCCCAGAAAGCAATTATAAAATAA
- a CDS encoding DUF6691 family protein yields the protein MKVLKYLIVGFIFGIVLTKSEAVSWYRIYEMFHFQSFHMYGIIMTAVITGIIGIQIIKKKNLKDIKGNSIVIQDKEKGNLRYWFGGTLFGLGWALVGSCPGPIFILLGAGFLAVGLVLVGAVLGTFIYGVIKDKLPH from the coding sequence ATGAAAGTATTAAAATATCTTATTGTAGGTTTTATTTTTGGAATTGTATTGACAAAATCTGAAGCAGTTTCTTGGTATAGAATATATGAAATGTTTCATTTTCAATCTTTTCATATGTATGGAATAATAATGACTGCTGTGATAACAGGAATTATTGGAATTCAAATTATTAAAAAGAAAAATTTGAAAGACATAAAAGGTAATTCTATAGTTATTCAAGATAAAGAAAAAGGCAACCTACGCTATTGGTTTGGCGGTACTCTTTTTGGACTTGGTTGGGCTTTAGTTGGTTCTTGTCCTGGGCCAATTTTTATTCTTTTAGGCGCTGGGTTTTTAGCTGTTGGATTAGTTTTGGTAGGTGCTGTTTTAGGTACTTTTATTTATGGAGTAATTAAAGACAAATTACCTCACTAA
- a CDS encoding YeeE/YedE family protein — MELLSQTWHWSISGFIIGIIMLLLTYFGKTFGMSSNLRSLCSMTGIGKKVSFFDWDWKSQRWNFVVVLGAMIGGFVAVHYMQSSDNVSISEQTITELSALGIDSPNGKLLPDYLFGMNVFSSFKMILILLSGGFLIGFGSRYAGGCTSGHAISGLSNLQIPSLKAVIGFFVGGLIMSYFLLPLILN, encoded by the coding sequence ATGGAGTTACTTTCACAAACTTGGCATTGGTCAATTTCTGGTTTTATTATTGGAATAATAATGCTTTTATTGACATATTTTGGTAAAACTTTCGGAATGTCTTCTAATCTTCGTTCACTTTGCTCCATGACTGGAATAGGAAAGAAGGTGTCTTTTTTTGATTGGGATTGGAAATCACAAAGGTGGAATTTTGTGGTTGTATTAGGTGCAATGATAGGTGGATTTGTTGCGGTACATTATATGCAAAGTTCAGACAATGTTTCAATTAGTGAGCAAACAATAACTGAGTTGTCTGCTTTAGGAATTGATTCGCCTAATGGAAAATTATTGCCGGATTATTTATTTGGAATGAATGTTTTTAGTTCTTTTAAAATGATACTAATACTTCTTTCAGGTGGATTTTTAATAGGTTTTGGTTCAAGATATGCTGGAGGTTGTACTTCAGGACATGCAATTTCTGGTTTAAGTAATTTGCAGATTCCTTCTTTGAAAGCTGTTATAGGTTTTTTTGTTGGCGGATTGATTATGTCCTATTTTTTATTGCCATTAATTTTAAATTAA
- a CDS encoding 2-dehydro-3-deoxyphosphooctonate aldolase, which produces MNNSLKYIWPILILMILSSCISTKLTIKNIDDNAPIPKLLNKETFIITETTTDKKYGYDPDYPINVFYKNTKDENINAYRFLNALSGPNGEEIFYTKVETCCPFPSKRTDMGAGLLDIYEITWKGQSKPVRLYLNIYEKGYLYIPVGFTAKNK; this is translated from the coding sequence ATGAATAATAGTTTAAAATACATTTGGCCTATCTTAATACTTATGATTTTATCTTCATGCATAAGTACAAAACTGACTATTAAAAATATAGATGACAATGCACCTATTCCAAAATTATTGAATAAAGAAACTTTTATTATCACCGAAACTACAACTGATAAAAAATATGGTTACGATCCAGACTACCCTATAAATGTATTTTACAAAAACACCAAAGATGAAAATATTAATGCATACCGTTTTTTAAATGCATTATCTGGACCTAATGGTGAAGAAATATTCTATACTAAAGTAGAAACATGTTGCCCATTTCCAAGCAAAAGAACAGATATGGGAGCAGGACTTTTAGATATTTACGAAATTACATGGAAAGGTCAATCAAAACCTGTTCGATTGTATTTAAATATTTATGAAAAAGGATATTTGTATATTCCTGTTGGATTTACCGCAAAAAATAAATAA
- the kdsA gene encoding 3-deoxy-8-phosphooctulonate synthase: MNIKEIPQIKNTESGQFFLLAGPCAIEGEEMALKIAERLVTITSKLQIPYVFKGSFKKANRSRIDSFSGIGDEKALKILRKVGETFQIPTVTDIHTNEDADKAAQYVDVLQIPAFLVRQTDLVVAAANTGKVVNLKKGQFMSPESMKHAVQKVLDCNNQNVMVTDRGTMFGYQDMIVDFRGIPTMQNFATTVLDVTHSLQQPNQMAGVTGGRPDMIETIAKAGIAVGVDGIFIETHFDPANAKSDGANMLHLDLFENLMTKLVAIRKTVNSL; encoded by the coding sequence ATGAATATTAAAGAAATTCCACAAATAAAAAATACAGAAAGTGGACAATTTTTCCTTTTAGCTGGTCCATGTGCCATTGAAGGAGAAGAAATGGCATTAAAAATTGCCGAACGTTTAGTTACAATTACTTCTAAACTACAGATTCCATATGTTTTTAAAGGTTCTTTTAAAAAAGCAAATCGCTCTAGAATAGACAGTTTTTCAGGAATTGGAGATGAAAAAGCTTTAAAAATCCTTAGAAAAGTTGGTGAAACATTTCAAATACCTACTGTAACCGACATTCATACCAATGAAGATGCTGATAAAGCAGCTCAATATGTTGATGTTTTACAAATTCCAGCGTTTCTAGTACGTCAAACTGATTTGGTTGTAGCTGCTGCTAATACAGGTAAAGTTGTGAATCTAAAAAAAGGACAGTTCATGAGTCCTGAAAGTATGAAACATGCCGTTCAAAAAGTTTTGGATTGCAATAATCAAAATGTGATGGTAACTGATAGAGGAACAATGTTTGGATATCAAGACATGATTGTTGATTTCAGAGGAATTCCAACTATGCAAAATTTTGCAACAACAGTTTTAGATGTTACACATTCATTACAACAACCAAACCAAATGGCTGGTGTTACCGGTGGCAGACCTGATATGATTGAAACTATAGCAAAAGCTGGTATTGCTGTTGGTGTTGACGGAATATTTATTGAAACACATTTTGATCCAGCAAATGCCAAAAGTGATGGTGCAAATATGTTACATTTAGATCTTTTTGAAAATCTAATGACAAAATTAGTTGCTATTAGAAAAACTGTTAATTCTCTTTAA